Proteins from one Podarcis raffonei isolate rPodRaf1 chromosome 1, rPodRaf1.pri, whole genome shotgun sequence genomic window:
- the GPR65 gene encoding psychosine receptor: MERMACNKSLCNETTCLVTYELDQHLFPVLYSILIIISIPANSASLYISYSQIKQKNELGIYLLSLALADLLYTLTLPLWIYYAQNGDNWDLSQQLCTFSVFLKYLNYYTSSAFLTCISIDRYLAVVYPLRFHYLRTRRFALLASIFVWAFEIMSNYQVLKNEDIFNETFVSTNHTFCYDTYPLVNWQAQLNFYRVVVGYAIPLAIMVFCYQKIYRAVKNNQATRNRDKRKINHLLLSIVVTFFLCFTPYHVVLFIRSIVEPCECDCGCGCDAAQRMFIPYRITTALTSLNCIADPILYCFVSETGRMDIWNMLKCGSSESQRDVQLSQKVVISSSSQDKAMMVLKSETVL, from the coding sequence ATGGAAAGAATGGCCTGTAATAAATCATTATGCAATGAAACAACTTGTCTTGTAACTTACGAACTAGATCAACATTTGTTTCCTGTTCTCTACAGCATTTTGATTATTATCAGTATTCCTGCCAACTCTGCATCCCTTTATATATCCTATAGCCaaataaagcaaaaaaatgaGCTGGGCATCTATCTTTTAAGTTTAGCTTTAGCTGACCTGCTTTACACTTTGACCCTGCCTCTATGGATTTATTATGCTCAGAATGGGGATAACTGGGACCTTTCCCAGCAACTTTGcactttttctgttttccttaagTACCTGAATTATTACACCAGCTCAGCATTTCTCACCTGCATTTCCATTGATAGATACTTAGCTGTAGTCTACCCACTGAGGTTCCATTATTTGCGTACAAGAAGATTTGCCTTGCTTGCCTCTATCTTTGTCTGGGCCTTCGAAATCATGTCAAACTATCAGGTTTTAAAGAACGAAGACATATTTAATGAAACTTTTGTATCCACAAACCATACATTTTGTTATGATACATACCCTCTAGTAAACTGGCAGGCCCAACTGAACTTTTACCGTGTGGTTGTGGGGTATGCAATCCCACTGGCCATCATGGTCTTCTGCTACCAGAAAATATACCGAGCCGTGAAGAACAATCAAGCAACCCGAAACAGGGACAAGAGGAAAATCAACCACTTATTGTTGAGCATCGTCGTCACTTTCTTTTTGTGCTTCACTCCATATCATGTCGTTCTGTTCATTCGCAGTATCGTTGAGCCTTGTGAGTGTgactgtggctgtggctgtgacgCTGCTCAGAGGATGTTTATACCTTACAGGATTACAACTGCACTGACGAGTTTGAACTGTATAGCTGACCCAATTCTCTACTGCTTCGTGAGTGAAACTGGAAGAATGGATATTTGGAACATGCTCAAGTGCGGCTCTTCTGAGAGCCAAAGAGATGTACAACTTTCACAAAAGGTTGTCATTTCCAGTAGTTCACAGGACAAAGCCATGATGGTTCTGAAATCAGAAACTGTGCTATAG